ACGGTTCATCAGCGATATCGCGAGCCCCCGACATGGCGGTGGCAAGCTGACCAGCCCGCAATCACCTTTCAGGTCGGCGACTATTCCGGGGCACCGAACGTCGCAGTCGCGCTGAAGCTCGCGCTGAGCGCGACCGTTACGGATGAACGGATTAGCGCAGTGCTGGGCGAGGATGTCGCCATCTGGTCGCTGACCGCGGAAAATCCGCACAACGACATCATGCGTCGTCCGGACGACCTGATCGAGTTCAAGCACCAGCTTCGGCGTCTCCTTGATCGGATCAAGGCTGTTCATGGCGAGAATGCGGTTATCAACGTGTTTCCCGCTTTGCCGAATTCAGCGGCGGTTGAGGTCGGGCGCGTGTGGATGCCTAAGGCCGATTTGCCCATGCAGATCTATGATCAGAATCGGGCCGTCGGCGGGTTCATTCCTACCTTATGTATCGCGAATTAGAAGAGGGCCGCCTCCCCCTTCGTCGATCGGCTAAAGCTACCGATATGCAACCCACTCTAAGTGACAATAGAAGTTTGCACTGGTCATGTCCGTTATGCGGAAAGTGCACTGTGCGTTACATGTTCGGAAGGGAGGGCGTAAACGGAAGTTCCGCGCCACTCACGCCCTGCTAACCAGTTCGTCCAGTGCTCTTATGATCTTATCCTGATCGCGTTCGGCCAGGACACCGACGGCGGTTCCAAGCCGCGCGGCAGGGATGGTCGCCAGGTCGAACGGGTTGGCAAAGACGTCCTCTCCCTCGACATGCAGATACGGCGTCAGCGGGTGATCCGGCGGCGCGCTGCCCGATCGTCTGACGAGCGGCATGACAACGCGGCCCATGCTGCGCTCCAGGCGGCTGCTCTGGATCTGGACCACGAACGGGATGTCCTGGTTTCGGCCGGGGTTCCGGTAGATCGCGAATTGCGGCATCGGATTAGAGCGTCGAGAATTCGTCGCTCAGGAAACCGTGCCGCGCGTGCAGATCGTTCACTGCGTCGATCACGCCGTCGAGCTTGCGCTGTTCGTCCTCGCGTTGCTTGCGTGCGGATTGCAG
This genomic stretch from Gluconacetobacter diazotrophicus PA1 5 harbors:
- a CDS encoding CcdB family protein; protein product: MPQFAIYRNPGRNQDIPFVVQIQSSRLERSMGRVVMPLVRRSGSAPPDHPLTPYLHVEGEDVFANPFDLATIPAARLGTAVGVLAERDQDKIIRALDELVSRA